A genomic window from Tolypothrix sp. PCC 7910 includes:
- a CDS encoding AAA-like domain-containing protein, whose product MKKILVLSANPKNTVKLRLDEEVREIQAGLERAKIREQFEMITKWAVRPEDLRRALLDHQPEIVHFSGHGEGEQGLVLEDDHGQLQLVSTESLGRLFRLFQDKVECVLLNACYSEAQAEAIFQHINYVVGMNKAVGDRAAIKFAVGFYDALGAGRTYEDAYEFGRIAIDLENIPESATPVLKSRNLPPSVIPSPSPFPLPPSPNPKRIFISYKRHVTPDEQVALQVQQALAQHHTVFIDQIITVGTRWAERIEAELRQADFLIVFLSEHSVHSEMVEAEIATASRLAKEQGGKPMILPVRLAYREPFQYPLSVYLNGINWAVWRDEEDTPRLIAELMQAISEGELTIGEANQVGLLQPREASALPQPFPSAQPIALEMPEGTMDGESQFYVERACDVLAFNAIQRQGVTITIKGPRQMGKSSLLIRTCNAAMNAGKRVAFLDFQLFDQAALSNAELFFRQFCTWLTDEIEMADKVAEYWNSPLGNSQRCTRYIGRYLLKEFGQPLVLAMDEVERAFDTEFRSDFFGMLRSWHNNRATTPIWKQLDLALVTSTEPYQLIDNLNQSPFNVGEVIDLEDFTAAQVADLNYRHGSPLNASAEQQLMALLNGHPYLVRVALYLIASQRFTTAELFAKATADNGPFGNHLRNHLFRLHSKAELVSSMLQVIRHNTCDDERVFFRLRGAGLVRREGRTVIPRCQLYADYFRENLRG is encoded by the coding sequence GTGAAAAAAATCCTGGTTTTATCGGCAAATCCCAAGAATACGGTGAAGCTGCGCTTGGATGAGGAAGTACGGGAAATCCAGGCGGGGTTGGAACGTGCGAAGATTCGTGAACAGTTTGAGATGATTACTAAATGGGCTGTGCGTCCAGAAGATTTGCGACGTGCGCTTTTGGATCATCAACCGGAGATTGTGCATTTCTCTGGACATGGGGAAGGTGAGCAAGGTTTAGTTTTGGAAGATGATCATGGACAGTTGCAACTAGTAAGTACAGAATCACTGGGCAGACTGTTTAGGTTATTTCAAGACAAGGTAGAGTGCGTGCTGTTAAACGCTTGTTATAGTGAAGCGCAAGCTGAGGCTATATTCCAACATATTAATTATGTAGTAGGAATGAATAAAGCAGTAGGCGATCGCGCAGCAATTAAATTTGCAGTCGGGTTTTATGATGCCCTCGGTGCAGGTAGAACCTACGAAGATGCTTACGAATTTGGACGCATCGCCATTGATTTAGAAAATATCCCCGAATCAGCCACCCCAGTCCTCAAAAGCCGAAACCTCCCCCCATCTGTAATTCCCTCCCCTTCCCCATTCCCCCTTCCCCCTTCCCCCAATCCCAAACGCATCTTCATCAGCTATAAACGCCATGTCACCCCCGATGAGCAAGTTGCATTGCAAGTGCAGCAAGCGCTTGCTCAACATCACACAGTTTTCATTGACCAAATTATCACCGTAGGCACACGCTGGGCGGAACGTATTGAGGCGGAACTTCGCCAAGCAGATTTTTTGATTGTTTTCCTTTCTGAGCATTCTGTCCACAGTGAGATGGTGGAAGCGGAAATTGCTACAGCCAGTCGCCTGGCTAAGGAACAAGGCGGGAAGCCGATGATTCTCCCGGTGCGGTTGGCATATCGAGAGCCGTTTCAGTATCCTTTAAGTGTTTATCTCAATGGGATTAACTGGGCTGTTTGGCGAGATGAGGAAGATACACCGCGCTTAATTGCAGAATTAATGCAGGCGATTTCTGAGGGTGAATTAACAATTGGGGAAGCGAATCAAGTCGGTTTGCTTCAGCCACGGGAAGCCTCAGCTTTACCTCAGCCTTTTCCTTCTGCACAGCCGATAGCGCTGGAAATGCCAGAAGGGACAATGGATGGCGAGTCTCAGTTTTATGTGGAACGTGCTTGTGATGTTCTGGCTTTCAATGCCATTCAGCGTCAAGGTGTGACAATTACCATTAAAGGCCCCCGACAAATGGGCAAGAGTTCTTTGTTAATTCGCACCTGTAACGCGGCGATGAATGCAGGTAAGCGGGTAGCTTTCTTGGATTTTCAATTATTTGACCAAGCAGCGTTAAGCAATGCTGAATTATTCTTTCGGCAATTCTGCACTTGGCTAACTGATGAAATAGAAATGGCAGATAAAGTTGCTGAATATTGGAATTCGCCCTTGGGTAATAGTCAGCGCTGCACCCGCTATATTGGGCGTTATTTGTTAAAAGAATTTGGTCAGCCCTTGGTGTTAGCAATGGATGAAGTTGAAAGGGCTTTTGATACTGAATTCCGTTCCGATTTCTTTGGAATGCTTCGCAGTTGGCACAATAACCGCGCCACTACACCGATTTGGAAGCAACTCGATTTAGCACTGGTGACTTCCACCGAACCCTACCAATTAATTGATAATCTCAACCAATCCCCGTTTAATGTTGGCGAGGTGATTGACTTAGAAGATTTTACAGCCGCACAAGTTGCTGACTTGAATTACCGTCATGGTTCACCGCTGAATGCTAGTGCAGAACAGCAGTTAATGGCGTTGCTGAATGGACATCCTTATTTAGTCAGGGTGGCGCTGTATTTAATCGCCAGTCAGCGCTTCACTACTGCGGAATTATTTGCCAAAGCTACGGCGGATAATGGCCCCTTTGGTAATCATTTGCGGAACCATTTGTTTCGGCTGCATAGTAAAGCGGAGTTAGTCTCAAGTATGCTTCAGGTAATTCGCCATAACACCTGCGATGATGAGCGTGTATTTTTCAGGCTGCGGGGTGCGGGGTTGGTGCGAAGGGAGGGGAGAACGGTGATCCCGCGTTGTCAACTTTACGCTGATTATTTCCGGGAGAATCTTCGTGGGTAA
- a CDS encoding serine/threonine-protein kinase — protein MSYCLNPRCPKPENSDDVKFCLSCGHKLLLKERYRAIKPIGQGGFGRTFLAVDEDKPSKPRCVIKQFYPQAQGTNTVQKAVELFNQEAVQLDELGQHPQIPELLAYFTQDDRQYLVQEFIDGKNLAQELAEQGAFNEAQIRQLLNDLLPVLQFCHARHVIHRDIKPENIILRASDRKLVLVDFGASKSATSTSLNRTGTSIGSPEYVAPEQIRGRAIFASDIYSLGATCIRLLTERSPFDSYDINDDSWIWQQYLTTPISKELTDILNKMLESIPKRRYQTVDEVLNDLNKNVPIVTTPATSVKPVNVTPSNPKPAVSPKSQSQIDLELEEMKTLFLGGNKQQKQQSQPQPQTPQPTSKSIIDDELEELKSKYLGNNNS, from the coding sequence ATGAGCTACTGCCTTAACCCCCGTTGTCCCAAACCGGAAAATTCTGATGATGTTAAGTTTTGCCTAAGTTGTGGTCATAAGCTACTGCTTAAAGAACGCTACCGTGCAATTAAACCCATAGGACAAGGGGGTTTTGGGCGTACTTTCTTAGCGGTGGATGAAGATAAACCCTCAAAACCACGCTGTGTAATTAAGCAATTTTACCCCCAAGCCCAAGGCACAAATACTGTGCAAAAGGCTGTGGAATTATTTAATCAAGAAGCAGTACAGTTAGATGAATTAGGGCAACATCCCCAAATTCCAGAATTGCTGGCATATTTTACCCAAGATGACAGGCAGTATCTTGTCCAAGAATTTATTGATGGGAAAAATTTAGCTCAGGAATTAGCAGAACAAGGCGCTTTTAATGAAGCGCAGATTCGGCAATTGCTCAATGATTTATTGCCAGTACTGCAATTTTGCCATGCTAGGCACGTAATTCACCGCGATATTAAACCCGAAAATATTATTTTACGGGCAAGCGATCGCAAACTAGTTTTAGTAGATTTCGGTGCTTCTAAATCTGCCACTAGCACTTCCCTCAACCGCACGGGTACAAGTATCGGCAGTCCAGAATATGTTGCACCGGAACAAATCAGAGGACGAGCGATTTTTGCCAGCGATATCTACAGCTTGGGTGCTACTTGTATTCGCTTACTTACTGAGCGATCGCCTTTTGATTCTTATGATATTAATGATGATAGTTGGATTTGGCAGCAGTATTTAACAACTCCTATAAGTAAAGAGTTAACTGACATTCTCAACAAAATGTTAGAAAGTATCCCGAAGCGGCGTTATCAAACAGTAGATGAAGTTTTAAATGACCTGAATAAAAATGTGCCGATAGTTACCACACCAGCCACATCAGTAAAGCCTGTTAATGTTACACCATCTAACCCGAAACCTGCTGTATCTCCCAAATCGCAAAGCCAAATTGACTTAGAATTAGAGGAAATGAAAACCCTATTTCTGGGTGGAAATAAACAGCAAAAGCAGCAAAGTCAACCCCAACCTCAAACTCCTCAGCCTACTAGTAAAAGCATCATAGATGATGAGTTGGAAGAATTGAAAAGTAAATATTTGGGGAATAATAATTCGTAG
- a CDS encoding PIN domain-containing protein, with product MEKVLLDTDILSESLKRRDQRVVSRAISYLAVFGRYTICTITVLEIVKGWHRLQREDRIQQFFAQIAVAEVLTLQLRDAELAGRIYADLERIGQPIGLADSMIAAIAIQQDLILVTGNLAHYQRIQALGYSLKLDNWRI from the coding sequence TTGGAAAAGGTATTACTTGACACAGACATTCTTTCCGAGAGTCTCAAGCGTAGAGATCAGCGTGTAGTATCAAGAGCAATTAGTTATTTAGCTGTTTTTGGTCGCTACACTATCTGCACTATCACAGTCTTAGAGATTGTCAAAGGCTGGCATCGGTTGCAAAGAGAAGATAGAATTCAGCAGTTTTTTGCCCAAATTGCCGTAGCTGAGGTGTTAACACTGCAACTTAGGGATGCTGAATTAGCTGGGCGTATTTATGCAGATTTGGAACGCATAGGACAACCGATAGGACTTGCTGATAGCATGATTGCAGCTATTGCGATACAGCAAGATTTGATATTAGTCACTGGTAATTTAGCGCACTATCAGCGCATTCAAGCACTGGGTTACAGTCTCAAGCTAGATAATTGGCGAATCTGA
- a CDS encoding response regulator, with protein sequence MADNFSVILLVDESWEEREAYRRYLARDEQCSYHILEAETGKQALLLCQQQLPDVIILDYLLPDMDGLEFLSDLKIHLDLTNLPVIMLINHCNEQIALQAMKNGAAEYLVKKNITAISFRIAIQKVLEKTRLIQQLKESEKLYRNLVESQTDLIVRIDLNGGLTFANRVAGEILGFKPEEFIGQSLLQFVHPEDLPDVMANIQALSLPPYRLTTKEQRAFTVNGIRWFQWEVAAIRNEEEQVIELQAVGRDVTERKQAEQKLYEQAALIDISPDAIFVRNLNYQILFWSKGAERLYGWQESEILGQDCHEFLYQHISPQIQEAMTNVITKGKWRGELNKFTKYGQELIVSSRWTLIYSETGEPQSILTVDTDITEKRLLEQQFYRAQRLESLGTLASGVAHDLNNILSPVLTVSQLLLCKLPHLDEKNRQLLKILENNSKRGAELVKQITSFARGSEGKQVPLQIKHLLKEIERIIISTFPKSIEVCTDIATRNLPTVWADPTQIHQVLMNLCVNACDAMPHGGNLSIAATKFFVDETYSRMNLDTKVGPYVQITVADTGLGIPKDILERIFEPFFTTKALGKGTGLGLSTVLGIIKNHGGFIKVDSDEGKGTKFHIYLPAINQSATQEVDDCDIPEGNGELILVVDDEVSIQEVTKNLLADYNYKTITASDGVEALSIYTQNQDEISVVLMDIHMPSIDGLMATRVIQKMNPAVNIIAMSGFTSDHQFLEVNGIDVQAFLLKPYTLNNLLETINTVLNISK encoded by the coding sequence ATGGCTGACAATTTCTCGGTAATTTTGCTCGTTGATGAGTCTTGGGAAGAACGAGAAGCCTACCGCCGCTATCTAGCGCGGGATGAACAATGCAGCTATCACATTTTAGAAGCGGAAACTGGCAAACAGGCACTTCTATTGTGTCAGCAGCAATTACCTGACGTGATTATTCTTGATTATCTACTACCAGATATGGATGGTTTGGAATTTTTAAGCGACTTAAAAATTCACTTAGATTTAACAAACTTGCCAGTTATTATGCTGATAAATCATTGTAATGAGCAGATAGCATTACAGGCAATGAAAAATGGTGCTGCTGAGTATTTAGTGAAGAAGAATATTACAGCAATTAGTTTTCGGATTGCTATCCAAAAAGTATTAGAAAAAACTCGGCTGATTCAACAGCTAAAGGAAAGTGAAAAACTCTATCGCAATTTAGTTGAAAGCCAAACTGATTTGATTGTCCGCATTGATCTAAATGGTGGATTAACCTTTGCCAATAGAGTTGCAGGTGAAATCTTAGGCTTTAAACCGGAAGAGTTTATTGGCCAGTCGCTACTTCAGTTTGTCCATCCAGAAGATTTACCTGATGTGATGGCAAATATCCAAGCTTTGAGTTTACCACCTTATCGTTTAACTACAAAAGAGCAACGTGCATTTACAGTCAATGGTATCCGCTGGTTTCAGTGGGAAGTTGCGGCTATTCGGAATGAGGAAGAACAAGTTATAGAGCTGCAAGCAGTTGGTAGAGATGTGACTGAGCGTAAACAAGCAGAACAGAAACTCTACGAACAAGCTGCCTTAATTGATATTTCGCCAGACGCAATTTTTGTGCGTAATTTGAATTATCAAATATTGTTCTGGAGTAAAGGTGCGGAACGTTTGTATGGGTGGCAAGAATCAGAAATTCTCGGACAAGATTGTCACGAATTTTTATATCAGCACATCTCACCACAAATTCAAGAGGCGATGACAAATGTGATTACTAAAGGTAAATGGCGCGGTGAGCTAAATAAATTTACAAAATATGGTCAAGAATTGATAGTTTCTAGCCGCTGGACTCTGATATATTCCGAAACGGGAGAACCACAATCTATCCTCACAGTTGATACTGATATTACCGAAAAGAGATTACTAGAGCAACAGTTTTATCGGGCACAACGTTTAGAAAGTCTAGGCACTTTAGCTAGTGGTGTTGCTCACGACTTGAATAATATTCTCTCACCCGTATTAACAGTTTCGCAACTGCTATTGTGTAAACTTCCCCATCTCGATGAAAAGAATCGCCAACTCCTCAAGATTTTAGAAAATAACTCGAAACGTGGTGCTGAATTAGTTAAACAAATTACATCATTTGCACGAGGATCAGAAGGTAAACAAGTTCCTTTACAAATCAAACATTTGCTCAAAGAAATCGAGAGAATTATAATTAGTACATTTCCCAAATCAATTGAAGTTTGCACCGATATTGCTACGCGCAATTTGCCAACAGTCTGGGCAGATCCTACTCAAATACATCAGGTATTAATGAATCTTTGTGTCAATGCTTGTGATGCCATGCCTCATGGTGGGAACCTGAGCATTGCTGCCACAAAATTTTTTGTGGACGAAACCTATAGCAGGATGAATTTAGATACGAAAGTAGGCCCTTATGTGCAAATAACAGTAGCGGATACAGGATTGGGTATACCAAAAGATATCTTAGAGCGAATTTTTGAACCATTTTTCACTACTAAAGCATTAGGTAAGGGTACAGGATTAGGACTTTCTACTGTTTTGGGTATTATCAAAAATCACGGTGGTTTTATCAAAGTAGATAGTGACGAAGGAAAAGGCACTAAATTTCATATTTACTTACCAGCAATTAACCAATCAGCAACACAAGAAGTTGATGATTGCGATATACCTGAAGGTAACGGTGAATTAATTTTGGTAGTAGATGATGAGGTATCTATTCAAGAGGTGACTAAAAATTTGCTAGCAGACTATAATTACAAAACTATTACTGCTAGTGATGGTGTAGAAGCGCTCTCAATCTACACTCAAAACCAAGATGAAATCAGCGTAGTTTTGATGGATATACATATGCCATCAATAGATGGTTTAATGGCAACTAGAGTCATACAAAAAATGAATCCTGCTGTGAACATTATTGCGATGAGCGGATTTACCTCAGATCATCAATTTTTAGAAGTTAATGGTATTGATGTGCAAGCTTTTTTACTCAAGCCTTACACCTTGAATAACTTACTAGAGACAATTAACACTGTTTTAAATATCTCTAAGTAA